In the Streptomyces formicae genome, one interval contains:
- a CDS encoding alpha/beta hydrolase — MNRRRTNRRRPSPTALAATAAALTSALLLSACSSDEGAPVTFDSPASSSDTARQAKGPAADKTRLPTGPRSHFTTENTLEDGTKIGVTTLKGKKSGFTGKVWVWAPKQYFDPKYAHSGFPVLIALPGGPGYPNNYWMGTDLKLESSIATWSKQGKSLPFIVVMPVLNPDAKNYYDGSDIPGQPKMGTWMTDDVPDFVKANFRTFKSRDGWAFMGSSSGGFVGLKSVLQRPEKFRAVIASGPDTVPDSPLWAGHEKERQANNPEKLARHLIDRKGPEVDIAFQIGTKESGQANLRSFMKAYGKGPVKTRLNVIQGGGHNARSYVPAMADGPIQWISEHMQGPIPSS; from the coding sequence ATGAACCGCCGCCGCACGAACCGCCGCCGCCCCTCCCCCACCGCTCTCGCCGCGACCGCCGCGGCCCTGACCTCGGCGCTGCTCCTGTCGGCCTGCTCCTCCGACGAGGGCGCCCCCGTCACCTTCGACAGCCCGGCCTCGTCGTCCGACACCGCGCGCCAGGCGAAGGGCCCCGCGGCCGACAAGACGCGGCTGCCCACCGGGCCCCGGTCGCACTTCACGACCGAGAACACCCTGGAGGACGGCACGAAGATCGGGGTGACGACACTCAAGGGGAAGAAGTCCGGATTCACCGGCAAGGTATGGGTCTGGGCACCGAAGCAGTACTTCGACCCGAAGTACGCCCACAGCGGCTTCCCCGTTCTGATAGCCCTGCCCGGCGGCCCCGGCTACCCGAACAATTACTGGATGGGGACCGACCTCAAGCTGGAGAGCTCCATCGCCACGTGGTCGAAGCAAGGCAAGAGCCTGCCGTTCATCGTGGTGATGCCGGTACTCAATCCGGACGCAAAGAACTATTACGACGGCAGCGATATTCCGGGCCAGCCGAAAATGGGCACCTGGATGACGGACGACGTCCCCGATTTCGTCAAGGCCAATTTCCGTACCTTCAAGTCGCGGGACGGCTGGGCCTTCATGGGTTCCTCCTCCGGCGGCTTCGTCGGCCTGAAGTCGGTCCTGCAGCGCCCGGAGAAGTTCCGGGCCGTCATCGCGAGCGGCCCCGACACCGTCCCCGACTCCCCGCTCTGGGCCGGGCACGAGAAGGAGCGCCAGGCCAACAACCCGGAGAAGCTGGCCAGGCACCTCATCGACCGCAAGGGCCCCGAGGTCGACATCGCCTTCCAGATCGGCACCAAGGAGTCCGGGCAGGCGAACCTGCGCTCCTTCATGAAGGCGTACGGGAAGGGCCCCGTGAAGACGCGCCTCAACGTCATCCAGGGCGGCGGCCACAACGCGCGCAGCTACGTCCCCGCCATGGCCGACGGACCCATCCAGTGGATCAGCGAGCACATGCAGGGGCCGATCCCGAGCTCCTGA
- a CDS encoding serine/threonine-protein kinase, translating to MRPLEADEPTVIGPYRLLGRLGSGGMGRVYLGRSAGGRTVAVKVVHPHFALDEEFRARFRREVDAARRVGGDWTAPVLDADPDASVPWVATGYAAGPSLTEAVRDGAPLPDHSVRVLGAGLAEALTHVHGLGLVHRDVKPSNVLLTLDGPRLIDFGIARATDGTASLTSTGVSIGSPGYMSPEQILGKGVTGAADVFSLGAVLVYAATGESPFPGDSSAALLYKVVHEQPELGALTGDVREIAAACLAKEPDVRPAPSEVAARLAPEGAAPLVAAGWLPGPVVERVSRSAVRILDMDTGAGGGAAPVDAPSGPVAFNSPSVDGVFGPADPSYEPSYDPARAPSDVPPYAPPYAPSSAEPSQRRDAHPTDARPPGKLSVSVAATSVPEGANGRGRKVSCTVALAVAGALAAVTVGSVFVFGLLPKDDDSSKDAGSAQPPAATGAPSATGRVPDAYLGTWRGKADANGGSVPLGTFTVTVKQAKPGARIGTVVQRDPIGNTCTDVLTLKSATARQLVAKGKGAEGNGGQCAQTEHTVYLRPDGKALVYTSDDPAAGDPKARLSPVG from the coding sequence ATGCGACCGCTCGAAGCCGACGAACCCACCGTGATCGGGCCCTACCGGCTGCTCGGCCGACTCGGTTCGGGCGGGATGGGCCGGGTCTATCTGGGGCGCAGCGCGGGCGGCCGCACCGTCGCGGTCAAGGTCGTCCATCCCCACTTCGCGCTCGACGAGGAGTTCCGCGCCCGCTTCCGCCGCGAGGTGGACGCGGCGCGGCGGGTGGGCGGCGACTGGACGGCCCCCGTCCTCGACGCCGACCCGGACGCGTCCGTGCCCTGGGTCGCCACCGGGTACGCGGCGGGCCCCTCGCTCACCGAGGCGGTGCGGGACGGGGCGCCGCTGCCCGACCACTCCGTACGCGTCCTGGGCGCGGGCCTCGCCGAGGCGCTGACGCACGTCCACGGGCTCGGCCTGGTCCACCGCGACGTGAAGCCGTCGAACGTGCTGCTCACCCTCGACGGGCCGCGCCTGATCGACTTCGGCATCGCGCGGGCCACGGACGGCACGGCCTCGCTGACCTCCACGGGCGTCTCCATCGGCTCGCCCGGCTACATGTCGCCCGAGCAGATCCTCGGCAAGGGCGTCACCGGGGCGGCGGACGTCTTCTCGCTGGGCGCGGTCCTTGTCTACGCGGCGACGGGGGAGTCACCTTTCCCCGGCGACTCGTCGGCCGCGCTGCTCTACAAGGTCGTGCACGAGCAGCCCGAACTGGGCGCCCTGACCGGCGACGTGCGGGAGATCGCCGCCGCCTGCCTCGCCAAGGAACCGGACGTCAGGCCCGCTCCGTCGGAGGTCGCGGCGCGGCTCGCCCCCGAGGGCGCGGCCCCGCTGGTGGCCGCGGGCTGGCTGCCGGGGCCCGTGGTGGAGCGGGTGAGCCGGAGTGCGGTGCGGATCCTGGACATGGATACGGGGGCGGGGGGCGGGGCGGCCCCGGTGGACGCGCCCTCGGGGCCCGTGGCGTTCAACTCGCCGTCGGTGGACGGGGTGTTCGGCCCGGCGGACCCGTCGTACGAGCCCTCGTACGACCCGGCGCGGGCTCCCTCGGACGTCCCTCCGTACGCCCCTCCGTACGCTCCTTCGTCCGCCGAGCCGTCCCAGCGGAGGGACGCGCACCCCACCGACGCCCGCCCGCCCGGCAAGCTCTCCGTCTCCGTGGCCGCGACCTCCGTGCCCGAGGGGGCGAACGGGCGCGGTCGCAAGGTGAGTTGTACCGTCGCGCTCGCCGTCGCGGGGGCGCTGGCCGCCGTCACCGTCGGGTCGGTGTTCGTCTTCGGGCTGCTGCCGAAGGACGACGACTCGTCGAAGGACGCGGGGTCGGCCCAGCCCCCGGCGGCGACCGGCGCGCCGAGCGCCACCGGCCGGGTCCCCGACGCCTACCTCGGCACCTGGCGCGGCAAGGCCGACGCCAACGGCGGCTCGGTCCCGCTCGGCACGTTCACGGTCACCGTGAAGCAGGCGAAACCGGGTGCCCGGATCGGCACGGTCGTCCAGCGCGATCCGATCGGCAACACCTGCACCGACGTACTCACCCTGAAGTCGGCCACGGCGCGGCAGCTCGTGGCCAAGGGCAAGGGCGCCGAGGGGAACGGCGGCCAGTGCGCGCAGACGGAACACACCGTCTATCTGCGCCCCGACGGCAAGGCCCTCGTATACACCTCCGACGACCCGGCGGCGGGCGACCCGAAGGCGCGGCTCTCCCCGGTGGGGTGA